The Herbiconiux sp. SALV-R1 nucleotide sequence AGCGACCTCGAGCAGCTGCCGCGCACCCCCGCCGAGCGCAAGGCCGCGCGCCGCGCCGCCCGCTCGCGCTCGCTTTAGGCCTGCACGGAGTCAGGAGGCGGTCGCTCCCGTCGTGGTCTCGGCCGCCGCGCCCGCGAGGGCGGCGCGTAGGGCTCGCACCGCATCGGTCGCCGAGCGCTCCGTGCGCACGGCCGTGAAGATCGTGCGCACGTCGTCGGACCCGAGGTCGACGACGTCGACGCCCTGCAGGATCTCGGCTCCCACCAGATCGGGGATGAAGGCGACCGCCGCTCCGCGTCGCACGAGTTGCGCGTGGAGCAGGGGATTCGAGCTCTCGTAGCGCACGTGTGGCTCGAAGCCGGCATGGCGGCAGCGGGCCTGGGCCCACCGGCCCGTCTGGGTCTCGGCCGAGTCCATGGCCCACGGTGAGCTGGAATGGGCCTCCACGGTGTGGGGGAGTGCGGCGAGAGCGCCGGTGCGCGGAACGGCGAGCAGCAGTCGGTCGTGGTGGAAGTCGAGGCGTTCCACACCCGCGATCACGGGCTCGGGCAGCAACGAGTAGCCCTCCCCGAGCAGCACGTCGAACTCGTGCCCGAGCAGTCCCTCGTAGGCGGTGCGGGCCTCGCGCTGCACGATCCTGACCTCGAGCAGCGGATGCTCGGTCGCCAGCTGCTCGAGGGCCCGTGGCACGAGATCGATCATCGCGGTCTGGAAGGCGGCCACCCTCAGCGTGCCGCGGAGCGGCAGACTGCCCGACGACAGTTCGGCCTCCGCCCGTTCCAGCACCGACAGCACGACCCGGGCGTGCTCGACCAGGGCGAGTGCGGC carries:
- a CDS encoding LysR family transcriptional regulator, whose product is MLSVPRLRLLSELHRVGSLAEVARVLNYTPSAVSQQLSLLERETGVPLLEREGRGVRLTGAALALVEHARVVLSVLERAEAELSSGSLPLRGTLRVAAFQTAMIDLVPRALEQLATEHPLLEVRIVQREARTAYEGLLGHEFDVLLGEGYSLLPEPVIAGVERLDFHHDRLLLAVPRTGALAALPHTVEAHSSSPWAMDSAETQTGRWAQARCRHAGFEPHVRYESSNPLLHAQLVRRGAAVAFIPDLVGAEILQGVDVVDLGSDDVRTIFTAVRTERSATDAVRALRAALAGAAAETTTGATAS